The following are encoded in a window of Bradyrhizobium sp. WBOS07 genomic DNA:
- a CDS encoding phenylacetaldoxime dehydratase family protein, translating to MESAIPLHLETTRTRHKRVPDDCQPPYPSFVARYRPGVSRVVMAYFGVQHHGNAPAAAAEALAEIAAKFAAAGGPSHWDRARYVDQAGYETIISVGYWDDIVRFDAWFEPAREAWTGRQREGMGTFIEVLRPTVARHETLFSSPDRTEGVAAVAEGMSGEVQEHAYWGGMRDRIPLSQTDAMASGGTPKLVRDGARLRVVAHDNLCLIRSGQDWSDTEASERKLYLDDVEPVLREGMDFLRDDGLAIGCYANRYMRLVSADGSMSEKSYGQSWWKSLAALERWAESHPTHVRIFGAAMKYLSTLGPSARLRLYHEVTVAAADEQFFEYLNCHDRTGMLASVEAASA from the coding sequence ATGGAGTCCGCAATTCCTCTGCATCTCGAAACCACGCGCACGCGCCACAAGCGCGTGCCGGACGATTGCCAGCCGCCTTATCCCTCTTTCGTGGCGCGCTACAGGCCGGGCGTGAGCCGGGTCGTGATGGCCTATTTCGGCGTGCAGCATCACGGCAATGCGCCGGCGGCCGCGGCGGAGGCGCTCGCCGAGATCGCGGCGAAGTTCGCTGCTGCAGGCGGGCCTTCGCATTGGGACCGCGCGCGCTATGTCGACCAGGCCGGATACGAGACCATCATTTCCGTCGGCTATTGGGACGACATCGTGCGCTTCGACGCCTGGTTCGAACCGGCGCGCGAGGCCTGGACCGGGCGGCAGCGCGAGGGCATGGGCACGTTCATCGAGGTGCTGCGTCCGACCGTGGCGCGGCACGAGACGCTGTTCTCGTCGCCCGACCGGACCGAGGGCGTCGCGGCGGTTGCCGAGGGCATGAGCGGCGAGGTGCAGGAGCATGCCTATTGGGGTGGCATGCGCGACCGCATCCCGCTGTCGCAAACCGACGCGATGGCGTCCGGCGGCACGCCGAAGCTGGTCCGCGACGGCGCCCGGCTGCGGGTCGTGGCGCACGACAACCTCTGCCTGATCCGTTCCGGGCAGGACTGGAGCGATACCGAAGCGTCCGAGCGAAAGCTTTATCTCGATGACGTCGAGCCGGTGCTGCGCGAGGGCATGGATTTCCTGCGCGACGACGGTCTTGCGATCGGCTGCTATGCCAACCGCTACATGCGCCTGGTCTCGGCCGACGGCAGCATGAGCGAAAAGTCTTACGGCCAGAGCTGGTGGAAGAGTCTGGCGGCCCTGGAGCGCTGGGCCGAGTCGCATCCGACCCATGTCCGGATCTTTGGCGCGGCGATGAAGTATCTGTCGACCCTTGGACCGTCAGCCAGGCTGCGACTGTATCACGAGGTCACGGTGGCAGCTGCGGACGAGCAGTTCTTCGAATATCTGAACTGCCACGATAGAACCGGCATGCTGGCTTCCGTGGAAGCGGCCAGCGCCTAA
- a CDS encoding cytochrome c — translation MRRFAMKALFTALGLSRAAPAWLAAGVLWSTASEALDAEQRRAEGMLQRMCAECHAVGRSGASPNELAPPFRTLGENKLYDPDFAQRLQDGYSSIHRAMPTARFDRDDAEAVVSYLRAIQEPRKPK, via the coding sequence ATGCGTCGATTTGCCATGAAGGCTCTGTTCACGGCCCTCGGTCTGAGCCGCGCCGCACCGGCGTGGCTGGCCGCTGGCGTTCTGTGGAGCACTGCGAGTGAAGCCCTGGACGCCGAGCAGCGGCGCGCAGAAGGCATGCTGCAGCGGATGTGCGCGGAGTGCCACGCGGTCGGCAGGAGCGGCGCGAGCCCAAATGAGCTGGCGCCGCCTTTCCGGACGTTGGGCGAGAACAAGCTTTACGATCCCGACTTCGCGCAGCGCCTCCAGGACGGCTACAGCAGCATTCACCGCGCCATGCCGACCGCCCGATTCGACCGCGACGACGCCGAGGCCGTGGTAAGCTATCTCAGGGCGATTCAGGAGCCGCGGAAGCCGAAATAG
- a CDS encoding carbon-nitrogen hydrolase family protein: MGIEHPKYKVAVVQAAPAWLDLDASIDKSVGLIKEAAEKGARLIAFPEAFIPGYPWHIWMDSPAWAIGRGFVQRYFDNSLAYDSPQAERLRDAVRKARLTAVIGLSERDGGSLYLAQWLIGPDGETIAKRRKLRPTHAERTVYGEGDGSDLAVHARPDIGRLGALCCWEHLQPLSKYAMYAQNEQVHVAAWPSFSLYDPFAPALGAEVNNAASRVYAVEGSCFVLAPCATVSQAMIDELCDRPDKHALLHAGGGFAAIYGPDGSQIGDKLAPDQEGLLIAEIDLGAIGVAKNAADPAGHYSRPDVTRLLLNKKPYKRVEQFALPADTVEPTDIAAAAS; the protein is encoded by the coding sequence ATGGGCATCGAACATCCGAAATACAAGGTGGCGGTGGTGCAGGCGGCGCCGGCCTGGCTCGACCTCGACGCCTCGATCGACAAGTCGGTCGGGCTGATCAAGGAGGCCGCCGAGAAGGGGGCCAGGCTGATCGCCTTCCCGGAGGCCTTCATCCCCGGCTACCCCTGGCACATCTGGATGGACTCGCCGGCCTGGGCGATCGGCCGCGGCTTCGTGCAGCGCTATTTCGACAATTCGCTGGCCTATGACAGCCCGCAGGCCGAACGGCTGCGCGATGCCGTGCGCAAGGCCAGGCTCACCGCCGTGATCGGCCTGTCCGAGCGCGATGGCGGCAGCCTCTATCTGGCGCAATGGCTGATCGGACCCGACGGCGAGACCATCGCCAAGCGCCGCAAGCTGCGGCCGACCCATGCCGAGCGCACCGTCTATGGCGAGGGCGACGGCAGCGACCTTGCGGTGCACGCGCGGCCCGACATCGGCCGGCTCGGCGCGCTGTGCTGCTGGGAGCATCTGCAGCCGCTGTCGAAATACGCGATGTACGCCCAGAACGAGCAGGTGCATGTCGCGGCCTGGCCGAGCTTCTCGCTCTACGATCCCTTCGCGCCGGCGCTCGGAGCCGAAGTCAACAATGCCGCCTCGCGCGTCTATGCGGTGGAAGGCTCATGCTTCGTGCTGGCGCCTTGCGCGACCGTGTCGCAGGCGATGATCGACGAGCTCTGCGACCGGCCGGACAAGCACGCGCTGCTCCATGCCGGCGGCGGTTTCGCCGCGATCTACGGCCCCGACGGCAGCCAGATCGGCGACAAGCTCGCGCCGGACCAGGAGGGGCTCCTGATCGCCGAGATCGATCTCGGTGCCATCGGCGTCGCCAAGAACGCGGCAGACCCGGCCGGGCATTATTCGCGCCCCGACGTGACGCGGCTGCTACTGAACAAGAAGCCCTACAAGCGCGTCGAGCAGTTCGCGTTGCCGGCCGATACCGTCGAGCCCACGGACATCGCCGCGGCGGCAAGCTGA
- a CDS encoding aldo/keto reductase, producing the protein MEYRRLGRSGLMVPALSLGTGTFGGVGRLAAWGSTDATEARRLLDICLEAGVSMFDTANVYSLGESERVLGEAIKGRRDKVLISTKATFRFGDGPNDIGSSRQHLLAAIDGSLRRLGTDYIDLFQLHGFDAFTPPEEVLSTLDVLVRAGKIRYVGVSNFSGWHLMKSLALADKHGFPRYVANQTYYSLIGRDYEWELMPLGLDQGLGAVVWSPLGWGRLTGKIRRGQPKPEVSRLPKTAEFGPPVPDEHVYRVVEAIDEVAKETGKSVSQIALNWLLQRPTVSTLIIGARNEAQLRENLGAVGWSLTKEQVAKLDAASKVTLPYPYWHQRTTFIDRNPPAV; encoded by the coding sequence ATGGAATACCGACGCTTGGGCCGCTCAGGCCTCATGGTGCCCGCTCTCAGCCTTGGCACCGGCACTTTCGGCGGCGTCGGCCGCCTCGCTGCGTGGGGGAGCACGGACGCGACCGAGGCGCGGCGCCTCCTGGACATCTGCCTCGAAGCCGGCGTGTCGATGTTCGACACCGCCAACGTCTATTCGCTCGGCGAATCCGAGCGCGTGCTCGGCGAAGCCATCAAGGGCCGCCGCGACAAGGTGCTGATCTCGACCAAGGCCACCTTCCGCTTCGGCGACGGTCCCAACGACATCGGCTCGTCGCGGCAGCATCTGCTCGCCGCCATTGACGGTTCGCTGCGCCGGCTCGGCACCGACTACATCGATCTGTTCCAGCTCCACGGCTTCGACGCCTTCACGCCGCCCGAGGAGGTGCTCTCGACGCTCGACGTGCTGGTGCGTGCCGGCAAGATCCGCTACGTCGGCGTTTCGAATTTCTCGGGCTGGCACCTGATGAAGTCGCTCGCACTTGCCGACAAGCACGGTTTTCCGCGCTACGTCGCCAACCAGACCTATTATTCGCTGATCGGGCGCGACTACGAATGGGAGCTGATGCCGCTCGGCCTCGACCAGGGCCTCGGCGCCGTGGTCTGGTCGCCGCTCGGATGGGGGCGCCTTACCGGCAAGATCCGCCGGGGGCAGCCGAAACCCGAGGTGAGCCGCCTGCCCAAGACCGCCGAGTTCGGCCCGCCCGTGCCCGACGAGCACGTCTACCGCGTCGTCGAGGCGATCGACGAGGTTGCGAAGGAAACGGGAAAGAGCGTGTCGCAGATCGCGCTGAACTGGCTGCTGCAGCGTCCCACGGTGTCGACGCTGATCATCGGCGCGCGCAACGAGGCGCAGCTCCGCGAAAATCTCGGCGCGGTCGGCTGGTCGCTGACCAAGGAGCAGGTCGCAAAGCTCGACGCGGCGAGCAAGGTGACGCTGCCCTATCCCTATTGGCACCAGAGGACGACGTTCATCGACCGCAACCCGCCGGCGGTCTAG
- a CDS encoding lytic transglycosylase domain-containing protein, producing the protein MRIARVIAVLCHALVLSPVLAEETPAPDVPPKAEEPAKPPETPRDARERDTRESICLIVEAAARDADLPLEFFARVIWQESRFQADAVGPMTRSGEHARGIAQFMPGTASERGLLDPFNPVQALPKSAEFLSELRSQFGNLGLAAAAYNAGPRRVREWLAGTGGMPEQTRNYVYAITGTSVDAWAKAGATGKGPPSSPPTSCRDLMALLKRAPNAFVAELEQHVELAAAKSWGVQLAAGFDRNRALAMYSRAVTRLSAVIGERDPSLLSSVMRSRGTRAFYQVRIGTETRNEADDLCNRIRKAGGACFVLRNRGVSG; encoded by the coding sequence ATGCGAATAGCCCGGGTTATCGCTGTCTTGTGTCACGCCCTCGTGCTGTCGCCGGTGCTGGCAGAGGAGACGCCGGCCCCGGACGTGCCTCCGAAGGCCGAGGAACCGGCGAAGCCGCCGGAGACGCCGAGGGACGCCCGCGAGCGCGACACGCGGGAGTCGATCTGCCTGATCGTGGAGGCGGCGGCGCGCGATGCCGATCTCCCGCTGGAATTCTTCGCCCGGGTGATCTGGCAGGAAAGCCGCTTCCAGGCCGATGCGGTCGGCCCCATGACGCGCAGCGGCGAGCACGCTCGGGGCATCGCGCAGTTCATGCCGGGCACCGCGAGCGAGCGCGGGTTGCTCGATCCGTTCAATCCGGTGCAGGCGCTGCCGAAGTCGGCGGAATTTCTGAGCGAGCTGCGCAGCCAGTTCGGCAATCTCGGCCTTGCCGCGGCGGCCTACAATGCCGGCCCGCGGCGGGTGCGGGAATGGCTCGCCGGGACTGGCGGAATGCCGGAGCAGACCCGCAACTACGTCTACGCCATCACCGGCACCAGCGTCGATGCCTGGGCCAAGGCAGGAGCGACCGGCAAGGGACCGCCGAGCTCACCGCCGACGAGCTGCCGCGATCTGATGGCGCTATTGAAGCGCGCACCGAATGCCTTCGTCGCCGAGCTCGAGCAGCACGTGGAGCTTGCGGCCGCCAAGTCCTGGGGCGTCCAGCTCGCCGCCGGCTTCGATCGCAACAGGGCGCTGGCGATGTACTCGCGTGCCGTCACGCGGCTGAGCGCGGTGATCGGTGAGCGCGACCCGAGCCTGCTGTCCTCGGTGATGCGCAGCCGCGGCACGCGCGCGTTCTACCAGGTACGCATCGGCACCGAGACGCGCAACGAGGCGGATGATCTGTGCAACCGGATCAGGAAGGCGGGCGGGGCCTGTTTCGTGCTGAGGAACAGGGGTGTGAGCGGGTAA
- a CDS encoding PEGA domain-containing protein codes for MRLLGIVALSVMLGGCASVTRGTTENISISSTPSGVEAVVSGMEVPTTCTTPCSVVVKRNADISITFQKEGYEPQIVPLSRDIQTGGAAGFAGNLLLGGVVGMGVDAATGAATDHKPNPVIVTMQPSAPARGARPAGPRKPRPPAAPPETGT; via the coding sequence ATGCGCTTATTGGGAATTGTGGCGCTCAGCGTCATGCTGGGCGGCTGCGCGTCTGTCACGCGCGGCACAACCGAGAACATCAGCATTTCATCGACACCTTCGGGCGTGGAAGCCGTCGTGAGCGGAATGGAGGTTCCGACCACCTGCACGACGCCCTGCTCCGTGGTCGTCAAGCGGAACGCCGACATTTCGATTACCTTCCAGAAGGAAGGCTATGAACCGCAGATCGTACCCCTCAGCCGAGACATCCAGACCGGTGGAGCCGCCGGCTTTGCCGGCAATCTTCTGCTCGGTGGCGTCGTCGGCATGGGCGTCGATGCCGCAACGGGCGCCGCAACCGATCACAAACCCAACCCGGTCATCGTGACGATGCAGCCGTCGGCCCCTGCCCGCGGCGCACGGCCAGCCGGCCCCCGCAAGCCGCGTCCGCCAGCGGCGCCCCCCGAAACCGGAACGTAA
- a CDS encoding AzlD domain-containing protein: MSSAQLIGDWHALAVLFVAGVIPNQIWRMLGLWFGGGIDEGSELLVWVRAVATAILAGVIAQIVVEPPGALAGVPDILRYGAVAAGLVVFLLTRRSIFAGVVTGEVFMLAGKWWLG; the protein is encoded by the coding sequence ATGAGCTCGGCGCAGCTGATCGGCGACTGGCATGCGCTGGCGGTGCTGTTCGTCGCCGGCGTCATTCCCAACCAGATCTGGCGCATGCTGGGCCTGTGGTTCGGCGGCGGCATCGACGAAGGCTCCGAGCTGCTGGTCTGGGTGCGGGCGGTCGCCACCGCGATCCTTGCCGGCGTGATCGCCCAGATCGTGGTCGAGCCGCCGGGCGCGCTCGCCGGCGTGCCTGATATCCTGCGCTACGGCGCGGTGGCCGCTGGTCTCGTCGTGTTCCTGCTGACGCGCCGCTCGATCTTTGCGGGCGTCGTGACCGGCGAAGTCTTCATGCTGGCCGGCAAGTGGTGGTTGGGCTAA
- a CDS encoding HAD family hydrolase, protein MVTIFFDLDGTLTNPKPGITRSIQYALARLDVAVPSEDELTWCIGPPLHASLKKLTGTDELADRALLLYRERFSDIGLFENEAYAGIVDTLTILAATNQRMFVATSKPAVYARRIVDHFGLKPYFEHVFGSELDGTRVDKRDLLRYALDETKVDAASAIMIGDRSHDVVGARTNGMTAIGVLYGYGSEAELKDAGAHHICAAHPELLGHCVA, encoded by the coding sequence ATGGTGACAATCTTTTTTGATCTGGACGGCACCCTCACGAACCCTAAGCCGGGGATCACGCGCTCGATCCAGTACGCGCTGGCGCGGCTCGATGTCGCGGTGCCGAGCGAGGACGAGCTGACCTGGTGCATCGGGCCGCCGCTGCATGCCAGCCTGAAGAAGCTCACCGGGACCGACGAGCTCGCCGACCGCGCCCTGCTGCTCTATCGCGAGCGCTTCAGCGATATCGGCCTGTTCGAGAACGAGGCCTATGCCGGCATCGTGGACACGCTGACGATTCTCGCCGCGACCAACCAGCGCATGTTCGTCGCGACCAGCAAGCCCGCAGTCTACGCCAGGCGCATCGTCGATCATTTCGGCCTGAAACCCTACTTCGAGCACGTGTTCGGCTCCGAGCTCGACGGCACGCGCGTCGACAAGCGCGACCTGCTGCGCTACGCGCTGGACGAGACGAAGGTCGATGCCGCCAGCGCGATCATGATCGGCGACCGCAGCCATGACGTGGTCGGCGCCCGCACCAACGGCATGACCGCGATCGGCGTGCTCTACGGCTATGGCAGCGAGGCCGAGCTGAAGGACGCCGGCGCGCATCACATCTGCGCCGCACATCCCGAGCTGCTCGGCCATTGCGTCGCTTAG
- a CDS encoding AzlC family ABC transporter permease, whose amino-acid sequence MALPPLDSPQWNSPWLAFGWGLRSITQTILTIVLFVTYLGIGALAHDTHFSLLWALCSTLFVWAGPAQIILITTLGSGATIIQSAIAVTVSAIRLFPMVVSVLPLMRTPTTKRRELVFAAHLTAVTLWVECHRFLPQVPRERRIAFVHGLGCGLVSVCLVANTVGYFLAANLTQTLGAAILLLTPLSFLFSTARNSREIADVVALVLGVLLYPLAAKLSAGVDILVSGVVAGTIAYGVHWWREVRA is encoded by the coding sequence GTGGCGCTTCCCCCGCTAGATTCCCCGCAATGGAACAGCCCCTGGCTTGCCTTCGGCTGGGGCCTGCGCTCGATCACGCAGACGATCCTCACCATCGTGCTGTTCGTGACCTATCTCGGCATCGGCGCGCTCGCGCACGACACCCATTTCAGCCTGCTCTGGGCGCTCTGTTCGACGCTGTTCGTCTGGGCGGGGCCGGCGCAGATCATCCTGATCACCACGCTCGGCTCCGGCGCCACCATCATCCAGTCGGCGATCGCCGTCACCGTCAGCGCTATCAGGCTGTTTCCGATGGTGGTCTCGGTGCTGCCGCTGATGCGCACGCCGACGACCAAGCGGCGCGAGCTGGTCTTTGCCGCGCATCTCACCGCGGTCACGCTGTGGGTCGAGTGCCACCGCTTCCTGCCGCAGGTGCCGCGTGAGCGGCGCATCGCCTTCGTTCACGGGCTCGGCTGCGGCCTCGTCTCGGTCTGTCTCGTTGCCAACACGGTCGGCTATTTCCTCGCCGCCAATCTGACGCAGACGCTCGGCGCGGCGATCCTGCTGCTCACGCCGCTGTCGTTCCTGTTCTCGACGGCGCGCAACAGCCGCGAAATCGCCGATGTCGTCGCGCTCGTGCTCGGCGTCTTGCTGTATCCGCTGGCCGCGAAGCTGAGCGCCGGCGTCGATATTCTGGTCAGCGGGGTGGTGGCCGGCACGATCGCCTATGGCGTGCATTGGTGGCGGGAGGTGCGCGCATGA
- a CDS encoding MFS transporter, with the protein MSFTTIEHVDGLPQPQRNQAVLTIALGIVMAVVDSAIANVALPTIAADLDASPAFSIWIVNGYQLAITISLLPLASLGEIVGYRRVYLAGLVLFTLASALCALADTLPLLTAARILQGFGAAGIMSVNAALVRFTYPRHLLGRGIGLNALVVAFSAAAGPTLAAGILAVGSWPWLFAINVPLGAVTLLIGLRSLPHTRPAGRSFDWQSAGLSAITFGVGIAAIDSVGHGEPAIVCLIQFAIAIVAGALLIWRETHMTSPLLPVDLLRIPVFALSIATSIASFCGQMLAFVAIPFYLQSRFGYSAVHMGLLITPWPIAVAFAAPLAGRLVERYPAGLLGGIGLTLFACGLAALALLPADPTPFDVIWRMALAGAGFGLFQTPNNRTMIAAAPRERAGGASGMLGTARLLGQTTGAALVALLLGRYPVEGTRYALLAGVGFALCGAVLSMLRLSPAGARGAEHVRVQDDQRLRGD; encoded by the coding sequence ATGTCGTTCACCACGATCGAGCATGTCGACGGCCTGCCGCAGCCGCAGCGCAACCAGGCGGTGCTGACGATCGCGCTCGGCATCGTCATGGCGGTGGTCGACAGCGCCATCGCCAATGTCGCGCTGCCGACGATCGCGGCCGACTTGGACGCGAGTCCGGCCTTCTCGATCTGGATCGTCAACGGCTACCAGCTCGCGATCACGATCTCGCTGCTGCCGCTGGCCTCGCTCGGCGAGATCGTCGGCTATCGCCGCGTCTATCTGGCCGGGCTGGTGCTGTTCACGCTGGCGTCCGCCCTCTGCGCACTGGCGGACACGCTGCCGCTGCTGACGGCCGCGCGCATCCTCCAGGGCTTCGGCGCTGCCGGCATCATGAGCGTCAACGCAGCGTTGGTGCGCTTCACCTATCCGCGCCATCTGCTCGGCCGCGGCATCGGGCTCAACGCGCTCGTGGTCGCTTTCTCGGCCGCGGCCGGTCCGACGCTCGCCGCGGGCATCCTCGCGGTCGGAAGCTGGCCCTGGCTGTTCGCCATCAACGTGCCGCTCGGCGCGGTGACGCTGCTGATCGGCTTGCGCAGCCTGCCGCATACCAGGCCCGCCGGCCGTTCCTTCGACTGGCAGAGCGCGGGCCTTTCCGCGATCACGTTCGGCGTCGGCATCGCAGCGATCGATAGCGTCGGTCATGGCGAGCCGGCGATCGTCTGCCTGATCCAGTTCGCCATCGCCATCGTCGCCGGGGCGCTCTTGATCTGGCGCGAAACCCACATGACCTCGCCGCTGCTGCCGGTCGATCTGCTGCGCATCCCGGTGTTCGCACTGTCGATCGCGACCTCGATCGCCTCGTTCTGCGGACAGATGCTCGCCTTCGTCGCGATCCCCTTCTACCTCCAGAGCCGCTTCGGCTATTCGGCGGTGCATATGGGACTCCTGATCACGCCATGGCCGATCGCGGTGGCGTTCGCAGCGCCGCTCGCCGGCCGCCTGGTCGAGCGTTATCCGGCCGGCCTGCTCGGCGGCATCGGGCTCACGCTGTTCGCCTGCGGCCTTGCCGCGCTGGCCTTGTTGCCGGCGGACCCGACGCCGTTCGACGTGATCTGGCGCATGGCACTGGCGGGCGCCGGCTTCGGCCTGTTCCAGACCCCCAACAACCGCACCATGATCGCCGCCGCCCCGCGCGAGCGCGCCGGCGGGGCCAGCGGCATGCTCGGGACGGCGCGCCTGCTCGGCCAGACCACCGGCGCAGCGCTGGTGGCGCTGCTGCTCGGCCGCTACCCGGTCGAAGGCACCCGATATGCCCTCCTCGCCGGCGTCGGCTTTGCCCTCTGCGGCGCGGTCCTGAGCATGCTGCGGCTGTCCCCGGCCGGCGCGCGCGGCGCCGAGCATGTCCGCGTGCAGGACGATCAGCGCCTGCGCGGCGACTGA
- a CDS encoding helix-turn-helix domain-containing protein gives MPIQFTTDGSPAHRRLALWQDIVCDVFVGLDCRSDLGSAFRGSVTQAALGKAVCSEVCSDRQHVFRTPSRIARSDQDFVLVALGHCGDGGVVQDGRETVIHPGEFALYDTTRPYELKFNDPFTQSIFKVPREMLQRRLGGTETLTAMSFGGDAPLERLAYDFIFRLCQSADRLASDGAAALSEQAVDLLAMALSERLRKTSLPSSTHRSALLYRLKAHVRAHLADPDLSLSETAAALGISPRYVNDLLADEETSFQRFVLAERLAQCRRDLASPLLGHRHISEIAFAWGFNDLSHFGRVFRERFGMSPRDFRHSQLRH, from the coding sequence ATGCCAATCCAGTTCACGACGGACGGCAGCCCGGCCCATCGGCGGCTCGCGCTCTGGCAGGACATCGTCTGCGACGTCTTCGTCGGGCTCGACTGCAGGTCCGATCTCGGCAGCGCCTTTCGCGGCTCGGTCACGCAAGCTGCGCTCGGCAAGGCGGTATGCTCCGAGGTTTGCTCCGATCGCCAGCACGTATTCCGTACACCCTCGCGCATTGCGCGTTCGGATCAGGATTTCGTCCTGGTCGCGCTCGGCCATTGCGGCGACGGCGGCGTGGTGCAAGACGGCCGCGAGACCGTGATCCATCCCGGCGAATTCGCGCTCTACGACACCACGCGCCCCTATGAGCTGAAGTTCAACGATCCTTTCACGCAGTCCATCTTCAAGGTGCCGCGGGAGATGCTGCAGCGTCGGCTCGGCGGCACCGAGACGCTGACCGCGATGTCGTTCGGCGGCGACGCGCCGCTCGAACGGCTCGCCTATGATTTCATCTTCCGGCTTTGCCAGAGCGCCGACCGGCTCGCGTCCGACGGCGCCGCCGCATTGTCGGAGCAGGCCGTCGATCTGCTCGCGATGGCGCTGAGCGAACGGCTCCGGAAGACATCGCTGCCGTCCTCGACCCACCGCTCTGCATTGCTCTACCGGCTCAAGGCGCACGTCCGCGCCCATCTCGCCGATCCCGACCTTTCATTGTCGGAGACCGCGGCCGCGCTCGGCATCTCGCCGCGCTACGTCAACGATCTGCTCGCCGACGAGGAGACCTCCTTCCAACGTTTCGTCCTCGCCGAACGGCTCGCCCAATGCCGGCGCGACCTCGCCTCGCCCCTGCTCGGTCACCGCCATATCAGCGAGATCGCCTTCGCCTGGGGCTTCAACGACCTCTCGCATTTCGGTCGCGTTTTCCGCGAGCGTTTCGGCATGTCGCCGCGCGACTTCCGGCACAGCCAGTTGCGGCACTGA